A genome region from Actinobacillus arthritidis includes the following:
- a CDS encoding MurR/RpiR family transcriptional regulator: MRKINALTLQDYHELAEKLDKLTDAELRLTHYLQSHFSELMYCSITDIAINANVSKATIGRYLNKLGFTGYSSFKKSIELGLKPNQLRAPITIHHQKEASEFFSTENLAKKFSCNIQQLLTTFLVQLNLNDLDMLIHLLTNKNKRIFVVGPSSSFAMAKHFSTLIKYFRDDVVCLSLDTSELPKEMLHVNENDALIIFSYYRFNNVAIEIGKWFKRKNATIVLVTNSHSNPYGKFTDIQFVLPSDANAIFQSRIIGFYFVELVLHLCYEKSEGEGNFQALEELFQYFHTFSGSN; encoded by the coding sequence ATGAGAAAAATTAATGCACTAACATTGCAAGATTATCATGAACTAGCAGAGAAACTAGATAAATTGACCGATGCTGAATTACGTTTAACTCATTATCTTCAATCACATTTTAGTGAATTGATGTATTGTAGTATTACTGACATCGCAATAAATGCAAATGTAAGTAAAGCGACTATTGGTCGTTATTTGAATAAATTGGGATTTACCGGTTATTCCTCTTTTAAAAAGAGCATAGAATTAGGACTAAAACCTAATCAATTACGTGCACCTATAACAATTCATCATCAAAAAGAGGCTAGTGAGTTTTTTAGCACGGAAAATTTGGCGAAAAAATTCAGTTGTAATATTCAGCAATTATTAACAACTTTTCTTGTTCAATTAAACTTGAATGATCTGGATATGTTAATTCACCTGCTGACTAATAAAAATAAGCGGATATTTGTCGTTGGTCCATCTTCTTCATTTGCCATGGCAAAACATTTTTCGACTTTGATAAAATATTTTCGTGATGATGTGGTATGTCTTTCACTTGATACTAGTGAATTACCAAAAGAGATGTTACATGTAAATGAGAATGATGCCCTTATTATTTTCTCTTATTACCGTTTTAATAATGTAGCGATAGAAATTGGGAAATGGTTTAAACGGAAAAATGCAACAATTGTATTAGTGACTAATTCACACTCCAATCCTTATGGAAAATTTACTGATATTCAATTTGTTTTACCTAGTGATGCCAATGCAATTTTTCAAAGTAGAATTATAGGATTTTATTTTGTAGAACTCGTGCTACACCTATGTTATGAAAAGTCGGAAGGCGAAGGAAACTTTCAAGCATTAGAAGAATTGTTCCAGTATTTTCATACTTTTTCAGGAAGTAACTAA
- a CDS encoding 3-hydroxyacyl-CoA dehydrogenase NAD-binding domain-containing protein, which yields MTEQLIQPPMFQVEVDDNRIAIIRIHSADNDANWLTENFAEQLRDVIGTLIYQQAQGAILISARQNNFIQGLKPSILKQKTDEQLFAFSQNAQAIMRELNTLKLPIIAAIDGNCFSVGLELALACDYRIASDEPHTQFAMPQVRSGLLPFAGGTQRLPRLIGLQNATPLLLSGKKIDATAAKSLGLVDQLVPNTKLLATAYQLLHSGKIQKTDHKRPLTLFKKWRKQLEGNKLFRNKFLDRTENLIWLDTFGNYPAVAKLIELLKEPHFKQGLILEQQAFVELFNTESSKVLIELKKTERAMKDKYRIRGNVRDITQVSILGSGYMGASIAYLTANNAKVPVRIKDIHPSEIRKALRTSFELMQKAVDNNQLNHGEMLQRMNLITGGERLVAAKSTDFVIEAVYEDLALKQRMLLESENYYSKHTIFATNTSTLAIKDIATHALRPENVIGLHYFSPVTKQKIVEIIPHTTTSEHTIATAIHFAIQQGKVPFLVADKQGFFINRILTPLLLEAIQCLIDGESIEFIDRSLQEFGFKLGPLAMIDEMGLDVLVKSNPALVRELGSRFNLPDSVDLLVRNERKGCKNKRGFYMYDRFGERLQEDKSIYHVMETIARNDLESEQIARRCVLRMINEATWCLQDNVISSTDEGNVASVLGTGFPAFRGGIYAYIEKIGAKEIVRQLQLHRKQFGKRFEPCEWLIQQAEN from the coding sequence ATGACAGAACAATTAATTCAACCGCCAATGTTTCAGGTGGAAGTGGATGATAATCGAATTGCCATCATTCGTATCCATTCCGCTGATAATGATGCCAACTGGTTAACCGAAAACTTTGCAGAGCAATTACGTGATGTAATCGGTACGCTTATTTACCAACAAGCTCAAGGTGCAATTCTGATTTCCGCTCGTCAGAATAATTTTATCCAAGGCTTAAAACCCAGTATTCTCAAACAAAAAACGGATGAACAGTTATTCGCCTTTTCACAAAATGCTCAAGCTATCATGCGAGAACTCAATACGCTTAAATTACCGATTATTGCGGCGATTGATGGTAATTGCTTTAGTGTCGGTTTAGAACTTGCTTTAGCCTGCGATTATCGAATTGCCAGCGATGAGCCACATACTCAATTTGCAATGCCACAAGTCCGCTCAGGGCTTTTACCCTTTGCCGGAGGAACGCAACGTTTACCTCGTTTGATTGGTTTACAAAATGCGACACCTTTATTGTTATCCGGTAAAAAAATTGATGCGACAGCCGCAAAATCTTTAGGATTAGTGGATCAACTAGTGCCTAATACAAAATTACTGGCAACGGCTTACCAATTATTACATAGCGGTAAAATACAAAAAACCGATCATAAACGACCGCTTACCCTCTTCAAAAAGTGGCGTAAACAATTAGAGGGCAACAAATTATTCCGTAACAAGTTTTTAGATCGTACCGAAAACTTAATTTGGCTTGACACATTCGGTAACTACCCTGCGGTCGCTAAATTGATCGAATTACTTAAAGAGCCGCATTTTAAACAAGGTTTAATTCTTGAACAGCAAGCCTTTGTGGAATTATTTAATACGGAAAGCTCAAAAGTATTAATTGAATTAAAGAAAACCGAACGAGCAATGAAAGATAAATATCGTATTCGTGGTAACGTTCGCGATATCACTCAAGTAAGTATTTTAGGTTCAGGTTATATGGGAGCCAGTATTGCTTATTTAACCGCCAATAATGCTAAAGTTCCGGTGCGTATTAAGGACATTCATCCCTCTGAAATTCGTAAAGCATTACGGACCAGCTTTGAATTAATGCAAAAAGCCGTAGATAACAATCAATTAAATCACGGCGAAATGCTCCAAAGAATGAATCTCATTACTGGTGGCGAACGTTTAGTGGCGGCCAAATCAACTGATTTCGTAATTGAAGCAGTATATGAGGATCTCGCACTTAAGCAACGAATGTTATTAGAGAGTGAAAATTATTATAGTAAACATACCATTTTTGCGACAAATACCTCGACCTTAGCTATTAAAGATATTGCTACTCATGCGCTACGTCCGGAAAATGTCATTGGCCTACATTACTTTAGTCCGGTGACTAAACAAAAAATAGTGGAAATTATACCGCATACCACAACCAGCGAACATACGATTGCAACAGCGATTCATTTTGCTATTCAGCAAGGAAAAGTACCGTTCTTAGTTGCAGATAAACAAGGTTTTTTCATTAATCGAATCTTGACGCCATTATTACTTGAAGCAATTCAATGTTTAATTGACGGTGAATCAATTGAATTTATCGACCGCTCGTTACAAGAATTTGGCTTTAAGTTAGGCCCTCTGGCGATGATCGATGAAATGGGGCTGGACGTATTGGTTAAATCTAATCCAGCATTAGTCCGTGAATTAGGCTCCCGATTTAATTTACCGGATAGCGTTGATCTATTAGTCAGAAACGAACGCAAAGGCTGTAAAAATAAACGGGGATTTTATATGTATGACCGTTTCGGCGAACGCTTACAGGAAGATAAAAGTATTTACCACGTGATGGAAACCATTGCTCGTAATGATTTGGAATCTGAACAAATTGCACGCCGTTGTGTTTTGCGAATGATTAATGAAGCGACTTGGTGCTTGCAAGATAACGTTATTTCATCTACGGATGAAGGGAATGTTGCTTCTGTACTCGGTACGGGATTTCCAGCATTCCGTGGTGGTATCTATGCTTATATAGAGAAAATCGGTGCAAAAGAAATTGTACGTCAATTACAGCTTCATCGTAAGCAATTCGGTAAGCGATTTGAACCTTGCGAATGGTTGATACAACAAGCTGAAAACTAA
- the proB gene encoding glutamate 5-kinase has protein sequence MQKTIVIKFGTSTLTHGGKSLSRPYMLELVKQIAQLHQHHRVIVVTSGGTATGRDYLGHPELPKTLAYKQMLVAVGQSQLIRTWENLFDIYGIHIGQILLTRADIDDRERFLNARDTLNALLEQKIIPVINENDTVATEEFKVGDNDNLSALVAILAHADQLYLLTDQEGLFDADPRSNPQAKLLSVVEKITPEIRQMAGGSVTGLGTGGMSTKITATDIATRSGVETIIASGSRENVLVELANGEAIGSKFLVQSDRLEGRKQWLFAAPQVGSLVVDKGAEAALLQHKSLLPVGVSEINGVFSRGEVVKIFNQEGKALALGLARYNSDALIRIKGKKSAEIESLLGYEFGSVAVHIDEMVIY, from the coding sequence ATGCAAAAAACAATTGTAATTAAATTTGGAACTAGCACACTGACTCACGGCGGAAAAAGTTTAAGTCGCCCTTATATGCTGGAATTAGTCAAACAAATCGCCCAACTGCATCAACATCATCGCGTGATTGTCGTGACATCCGGAGGTACTGCGACCGGTAGAGATTATTTAGGTCATCCCGAATTACCCAAAACGCTAGCTTATAAACAAATGCTTGTCGCTGTAGGACAAAGCCAATTAATCCGTACTTGGGAAAATTTATTTGATATTTATGGGATTCATATCGGGCAAATTTTATTAACTCGTGCTGATATTGATGATCGTGAGCGTTTTTTAAATGCGAGAGATACGCTTAATGCGTTATTGGAACAAAAAATTATTCCTGTAATCAATGAAAATGACACAGTAGCCACCGAAGAATTTAAAGTTGGCGATAATGACAATCTTTCTGCACTTGTTGCCATTTTAGCTCATGCGGATCAGCTTTATTTACTCACGGATCAAGAGGGCTTATTTGATGCAGATCCCCGTTCAAATCCACAAGCAAAATTACTTTCCGTGGTCGAAAAAATTACCCCTGAAATTCGCCAAATGGCCGGTGGTAGCGTAACCGGTCTTGGTACCGGTGGTATGAGTACCAAAATTACTGCGACCGATATTGCGACACGTTCGGGCGTTGAAACAATCATCGCCTCCGGTTCTCGTGAAAATGTATTAGTGGAGCTAGCCAACGGTGAAGCGATTGGTAGTAAATTTTTAGTACAATCCGACCGCTTGGAGGGACGTAAACAATGGTTATTCGCCGCACCGCAAGTCGGTTCACTTGTGGTAGATAAAGGCGCGGAAGCCGCATTGTTACAACATAAATCATTACTACCTGTCGGTGTTTCTGAAATTAATGGCGTATTTAGCCGTGGCGAAGTGGTTAAAATTTTTAACCAAGAAGGTAAAGCACTCGCATTAGGACTCGCTCGTTATAACAGCGATGCGTTAATTCGGATTAAAGGAAAAAAATCCGCAGAGATTGAATCCTTGCTTGGTTATGAATTTGGTTCAGTTGCGGTGCATATCGATGAAATGGTTATTTATTAA
- the nth gene encoding endonuclease III, whose translation MNQAKRIEILTRLRNENPHPTTELNYSNPFELLIAVILSAQATDKGVNKATDKLFPIANTPQAILDLGVNGLKEYIKTIGLFNSKAENIIKTCRDLIEKHNGEVPENRATLEALAGVGRKTANVVLNTAFGHPTIAVDTHIFRVSNRTGFAPGKDVVKVEEKLLKVVPPEFKVDVHHWLILHGRYTCIARKPRCGSCIIEDLCEFKDKTE comes from the coding sequence ATGAATCAAGCAAAACGAATTGAAATATTAACCCGTTTACGTAATGAAAATCCCCATCCAACTACCGAATTGAATTACAGTAATCCGTTTGAGTTATTGATTGCGGTAATTCTTTCCGCTCAAGCAACCGATAAAGGGGTCAATAAAGCAACGGATAAACTATTTCCAATTGCCAATACACCGCAAGCTATTTTAGATTTAGGCGTGAATGGTTTAAAAGAGTATATTAAAACCATTGGGTTATTTAACAGTAAAGCGGAAAATATTATTAAAACTTGCCGAGATCTGATTGAAAAACATAACGGTGAAGTGCCAGAAAATCGAGCGACCTTAGAAGCACTTGCCGGCGTTGGGCGAAAAACGGCAAACGTTGTGCTGAATACAGCATTCGGTCATCCGACCATTGCGGTGGATACGCATATTTTCCGTGTATCAAACCGTACTGGATTTGCACCGGGAAAAGATGTGGTCAAAGTGGAAGAAAAACTGCTCAAAGTCGTACCGCCAGAATTTAAAGTCGATGTTCACCATTGGCTAATTCTACACGGACGTTATACCTGTATAGCCCGAAAACCTCGTTGTGGGTCTTGTATTATCGAAGATTTATGTGAATTTAAAGATAAAACCGAATAG
- the folA gene encoding type 3 dihydrofolate reductase, with translation MKISLIVARTLNHVIGKDNQMPWSLPVDLAWFRQNTLGKPVIMGRKTYESIGRLLPKRPNIILSRSGFCVEGAYMAENFTQAIELAKTFANTDEIMVIGGGELFKQTIPEASKLYLTEIQAEIEGDTTFEFDESNWRLSVERWSEIDEQNAYRCHFMILERV, from the coding sequence ATGAAGATAAGTTTAATTGTTGCTAGAACCTTAAATCACGTTATCGGCAAAGATAACCAAATGCCGTGGAGTTTACCGGTAGATTTAGCTTGGTTTCGCCAAAATACGTTAGGTAAGCCGGTCATTATGGGACGTAAAACCTATGAATCTATCGGGCGACTTTTACCGAAACGCCCAAATATTATTTTGAGTCGTTCCGGATTCTGTGTAGAAGGTGCTTATATGGCGGAAAATTTTACACAAGCGATTGAATTAGCCAAAACTTTTGCAAATACGGATGAAATTATGGTAATCGGCGGCGGAGAATTATTTAAGCAGACTATACCTGAAGCAAGCAAACTTTACTTAACAGAGATTCAAGCGGAAATAGAGGGCGATACTACCTTTGAATTTGATGAATCAAATTGGCGATTATCGGTAGAAAGATGGTCGGAAATTGATGAGCAAAACGCATATCGTTGCCATTTTATGATCTTAGAAAGGGTATGA
- a CDS encoding YgjV family protein — MDYVELLGYAAMGFVGLSFVLKDVVKLRLINAIGCVLFVIYGFFIGSIPVIAMNFFVAMLNFYFVAKNWNKPLEVNS; from the coding sequence ATGGATTACGTTGAACTTTTAGGCTATGCGGCAATGGGATTTGTCGGTTTATCTTTTGTATTAAAAGATGTGGTTAAACTTCGTTTGATTAATGCGATTGGCTGTGTGTTATTCGTTATTTACGGCTTTTTTATCGGCTCAATTCCTGTCATCGCAATGAATTTTTTTGTTGCGATGCTTAATTTCTACTTTGTGGCAAAAAATTGGAATAAACCATTAGAAGTTAATTCGTAA
- a CDS encoding TSUP family transporter — MELSFDVLAMLFGIATVAGFIDAIAGGGGLLTIPALLSAGIPPTMALGTNKLQACGGSFSASLYFIRQKAVNLRQISLLILLTFIGAACGTIFIQMIDVNSLKMLLPFLVLIIGIYFLFSPNVGDEDRKQRISFPLFAFSAAGIGFYDGMFGPATGSFFTLAFILLLGFNLPKAVAHAKVLNFTSNFAALIFFILGGAVLWKIGFIMMIGQFIGGTLGARMVVTKGKKLIRPMLVTMSFLMVVKMLYEQGFLSFLGI; from the coding sequence ATGGAACTTTCGTTTGATGTTTTAGCTATGTTATTCGGCATTGCAACGGTTGCCGGCTTTATTGATGCGATTGCCGGTGGTGGCGGTTTACTGACTATTCCAGCTTTACTTTCAGCCGGTATACCGCCGACGATGGCACTTGGCACAAATAAATTACAAGCCTGTGGCGGTTCATTTTCTGCATCATTATATTTTATTCGCCAAAAAGCAGTTAATCTCAGACAAATTTCCCTATTGATTCTATTGACCTTTATCGGTGCGGCTTGCGGTACAATCTTCATACAAATGATTGATGTCAATTCATTAAAAATGTTATTACCATTTTTAGTGTTAATTATCGGTATTTATTTTTTATTTAGCCCGAATGTCGGTGATGAAGATAGAAAACAACGCATCAGCTTCCCGCTATTTGCTTTTAGTGCCGCCGGCATCGGTTTTTATGACGGAATGTTCGGACCAGCCACCGGTTCGTTTTTTACACTAGCATTTATCTTATTACTTGGCTTTAATTTACCGAAAGCAGTCGCCCACGCCAAAGTGTTAAACTTTACTTCTAACTTTGCCGCACTTATCTTTTTTATATTAGGTGGTGCAGTTTTATGGAAAATTGGGTTTATTATGATGATTGGTCAATTTATCGGTGGTACTTTAGGTGCAAGAATGGTGGTGACCAAAGGTAAGAAATTGATTCGCCCAATGCTCGTGACGATGTCATTTTTAATGGTTGTCAAAATGTTATATGAACAAGGATTTTTATCTTTTCTAGGAATCTAA
- a CDS encoding class-II fumarase/aspartase family protein: protein MNIHSAISVFDTYMYSPLFTQTEMKKIWSEEYQIKCWLQFEKTVAKVQAKLGIIPYEAVPAIQLACDNLIIDWLRLSEETQVVGMPIKPIIDQITDNGDELVKKYLHWGCTTQDLLDSSLAIRLRESLILIRNQLINLGEQLEDSILKHQHTVMVARTNAIDASATTWGLQVSSYLNEICRHIIRLDQLYPRVIVGMYGGAVGNLASVGDLGMEVRNQLCIELGLAVPKGLNNASQDQNVEVIQFFALIHGTLCRIANDIEIMCRTPIYEASEGQKGGGSSTMPHKTNPRDCNMLQTLSRMGWMYASGAPNMLDQQDVRSASMRMLSWNMMPEACLAISTALCRAEQLFKNLIINTDRMRENFNASYYFIMSESVMMTLADKIGRQSAYKLMQKVLSGNNKLQSMMDLLLCNQEINKVLSADEIMSACEPMNYLGCNDQLIQESLVSFNQLKK, encoded by the coding sequence ATGAATATCCATTCTGCGATTTCCGTTTTTGATACATATATGTATTCTCCACTCTTTACTCAAACTGAAATGAAGAAAATTTGGTCGGAAGAGTACCAAATAAAATGTTGGTTACAATTTGAAAAAACTGTTGCTAAGGTACAAGCAAAATTAGGAATCATTCCGTATGAAGCTGTGCCGGCAATTCAACTTGCTTGTGATAACTTAATAATTGATTGGTTACGTCTCTCGGAAGAAACGCAAGTCGTTGGGATGCCGATTAAGCCAATTATCGATCAAATTACTGATAATGGAGATGAACTAGTAAAAAAATATTTACATTGGGGATGTACTACACAGGATTTGTTGGATAGTTCTTTAGCTATACGGTTACGGGAAAGCTTGATTCTCATTCGAAATCAATTAATTAATTTAGGAGAACAATTAGAAGATTCTATACTGAAACATCAGCATACTGTTATGGTTGCCAGAACAAATGCTATAGATGCTTCCGCAACTACTTGGGGATTACAAGTAAGTTCTTATTTAAATGAAATCTGTAGACATATCATTCGCCTAGATCAACTCTATCCAAGAGTTATTGTAGGTATGTACGGTGGGGCTGTTGGCAATTTGGCTTCGGTCGGAGATTTAGGGATGGAAGTCAGAAACCAGTTGTGTATAGAGTTAGGATTAGCTGTTCCAAAAGGTTTAAATAATGCTAGTCAGGATCAAAATGTTGAAGTAATACAGTTTTTCGCTCTTATTCATGGTACGTTATGTCGTATAGCAAATGATATTGAAATAATGTGTAGAACACCTATTTATGAAGCTTCTGAGGGACAGAAAGGTGGAGGTTCAAGCACGATGCCACACAAAACTAATCCGCGTGATTGTAATATGTTACAAACTCTTTCACGTATGGGATGGATGTATGCTTCGGGAGCCCCAAATATGTTAGATCAGCAAGACGTGCGCTCAGCTTCAATGCGTATGTTAAGTTGGAATATGATGCCGGAAGCCTGTTTAGCTATATCAACTGCGTTATGTCGAGCAGAACAACTATTTAAAAATTTAATTATCAATACTGACCGAATGAGAGAAAATTTTAATGCCTCTTATTATTTTATTATGTCAGAATCAGTTATGATGACATTAGCTGATAAAATAGGACGTCAATCTGCTTATAAATTAATGCAAAAAGTCTTATCTGGTAATAATAAACTTCAATCAATGATGGATTTATTGTTATGTAACCAAGAGATCAATAAAGTTTTAAGTGCAGATGAAATAATGAGTGCTTGTGAGCCTATGAATTATTTAGGTTGTAATGATCAATTAATTCAAGAAAGCCTAGTTAGTTTTAATCAGCTTAAGAAGTAA
- a CDS encoding YdgA family protein has protein sequence MKKSTVAVSIIVALAAMTTGGAWYTGNQIEQRYPQLLEQANHHLKSLNIYSIDANISDVKLTKGIFSSEVQYQVNIKESDATLTFKGNDKVYHGPIPLNRLMKGNLMPMLLSGETHISAVDEKIKTYFANNDVLTAVTDVNYSGEVAGNATLNPVKTDKVETSKIHFEGDYSGFGKQKFTADLIRFKNADANPEQNHEKIEITDLNYDANYVKDKQYPTLQGIGDYHLSFKKLALFAENNQTVNLNEFISKGNSKIENGRLLSSGNFSVKADLAENNKTADLGKIQTDISMEVDAKAFNDLRVLSDKLESESPEVQQQIQAIVMALVTQSPKLKINEFSLENAKGKNTLSLNLDLDKFDMLQMSQAESIQDTLKIFKPSNLNVNLNLGASEEVAKQWLTLYPEHQAGTAEENAKALVQELTHYAQSSGLASVDAEKIKMALAIENGKVMLNGREVSEAELQMALFAIMFGTGDLGQ, from the coding sequence ATGAAAAAATCAACCGTTGCAGTTTCTATTATTGTTGCTTTAGCCGCAATGACAACCGGTGGTGCGTGGTATACGGGCAACCAAATTGAACAACGCTATCCACAGCTACTTGAACAAGCTAATCATCATTTAAAATCACTTAATATTTATAGCATTGATGCCAATATTAGTGATGTGAAATTGACTAAAGGGATTTTCAGTTCAGAGGTTCAATATCAAGTTAATATTAAAGAAAGTGATGCAACGTTAACCTTTAAAGGCAATGACAAAGTTTATCATGGTCCAATTCCGCTTAATCGCTTAATGAAAGGCAATTTGATGCCGATGTTATTAAGTGGAGAAACGCATATTTCGGCAGTTGATGAAAAAATTAAAACCTATTTTGCCAATAATGACGTACTCACAGCCGTAACCGATGTAAACTATTCCGGTGAGGTTGCAGGGAATGCAACACTGAATCCGGTCAAAACGGATAAGGTTGAAACCTCAAAAATTCACTTTGAAGGTGATTATAGTGGTTTCGGCAAACAGAAATTCACTGCGGATTTAATTAGATTCAAAAATGCCGATGCTAACCCTGAACAAAACCACGAAAAAATTGAAATTACTGACTTAAATTACGATGCGAATTATGTCAAAGATAAGCAATATCCAACCTTACAAGGCATTGGTGACTATCACCTTTCATTTAAAAAGCTAGCACTCTTTGCCGAGAATAATCAAACAGTCAATCTCAATGAGTTTATCTCTAAAGGTAACAGTAAAATTGAGAATGGGCGACTGTTAAGTTCTGGTAATTTTTCGGTAAAAGCGGATCTAGCTGAGAACAATAAAACCGCTGACTTAGGTAAGATCCAAACGGATATTTCAATGGAGGTTGATGCAAAAGCATTTAACGATTTGAGGGTACTTTCAGATAAATTGGAAAGCGAATCACCTGAAGTTCAGCAACAGATTCAAGCGATTGTTATGGCATTAGTGACTCAATCGCCAAAATTAAAAATCAATGAATTTTCGCTTGAAAATGCGAAAGGGAAAAATACGCTTTCACTCAATCTGGATTTAGATAAATTTGATATGTTACAGATGTCGCAAGCGGAATCTATCCAAGATACGCTTAAAATCTTTAAACCGTCAAATCTAAACGTTAATCTAAACTTAGGCGCAAGTGAAGAAGTGGCTAAACAGTGGTTAACGCTTTATCCGGAGCATCAAGCCGGAACAGCGGAAGAAAATGCGAAAGCACTTGTACAAGAATTGACTCATTATGCTCAAAGCTCAGGATTAGCTAGCGTAGATGCTGAAAAGATTAAAATGGCATTAGCAATTGAAAACGGCAAAGTGATGCTCAACGGGAGAGAGGTTTCGGAAGCGGAATTGCAAATGGCACTATTCGCCATTATGTTCGGCACCGGCGACTTAGGTCAGTAA
- the dcuC gene encoding C4-dicarboxylate transporter DcuC: MLSIIALFIVFATGYFIIKKYNTQAILLFSGLLMICIGIIGESSQFLPKGTLSSGVAVIDLFLVIKALSAKSVAEIGLIIMATGGFAKYMGHIGVANALVKVAIKPLSYIRNPYILLGLTYIVGQVLNVFIPSAVGLAMLLLIALYPVLVSIGCTPASVAAVLATSACLDLGPASGASNKVAEIIGIDLASYFIDHQLMVGIITAIVIAILHMVTQKFFDRRDQLNGVEYKLDINKEEQRAIPIYFAILPILPLALLLTFSKFLVTSIKIDVVTAMFLSLAVAMLFDFIYSRDGKKVVASLKVYLQGMGDVFASVVSLIIARQVFVVGLETIGFIDGLMHLSEHFGLNSSMMIVLLVSIIGIVTLLSGSGNAAFFSLGSLAPTATTNLGISTATLAMPMQLSAGIFRSFSPVSGVVLACAGVANISPIELVKRTTIPMVGGLLATIISSIILG, translated from the coding sequence ATGCTTTCAATTATTGCTTTGTTTATAGTATTTGCAACTGGGTATTTCATTATTAAGAAATATAATACACAGGCTATTCTTTTATTTTCAGGTTTATTAATGATTTGTATCGGTATTATTGGAGAGAGTTCGCAATTTTTACCGAAAGGAACGCTATCTTCAGGAGTCGCAGTCATTGATTTATTTCTAGTCATTAAAGCTCTTAGTGCGAAATCTGTAGCAGAAATTGGTTTAATTATTATGGCTACAGGAGGATTTGCCAAATATATGGGGCATATTGGAGTCGCGAATGCATTAGTGAAAGTTGCGATAAAACCCTTATCTTACATAAGAAATCCTTATATTTTATTAGGTTTAACCTATATTGTTGGACAAGTTCTAAATGTTTTTATTCCAAGTGCAGTTGGCTTAGCTATGTTGCTATTAATTGCTCTTTACCCTGTTTTAGTTTCGATAGGGTGTACACCAGCTTCTGTTGCCGCAGTATTAGCAACAAGTGCTTGTTTAGATTTAGGACCTGCTTCGGGTGCATCTAATAAAGTCGCTGAAATCATTGGTATAGATCTTGCTAGCTATTTTATTGATCATCAACTAATGGTGGGAATTATTACTGCAATAGTAATCGCTATATTGCATATGGTTACACAGAAGTTTTTTGATAGAAGAGACCAATTAAATGGTGTTGAATATAAATTAGACATAAATAAAGAGGAACAACGAGCCATACCAATATATTTCGCTATTTTGCCTATCTTACCTCTTGCCCTATTACTCACTTTTAGTAAATTCTTGGTTACATCCATCAAAATAGATGTTGTGACAGCAATGTTTTTGTCTCTTGCTGTAGCAATGTTATTTGACTTTATTTACTCTAGAGATGGTAAGAAAGTCGTCGCTTCATTAAAAGTTTATTTACAAGGTATGGGAGATGTATTTGCTAGTGTTGTGTCTCTGATTATTGCAAGACAAGTATTTGTTGTTGGTTTAGAAACTATAGGATTTATCGATGGGCTAATGCATTTATCGGAACATTTTGGATTAAATTCATCGATGATGATCGTATTACTTGTTTCTATTATTGGTATTGTAACTTTATTATCTGGTTCGGGTAATGCAGCTTTCTTTAGCCTTGGAAGCCTGGCACCTACAGCGACCACTAATTTAGGTATTTCTACGGCTACATTAGCAATGCCAATGCAACTATCAGCGGGTATTTTCCGATCTTTCTCACCAGTGTCGGGTGTAGTACTAGCTTGTGCTGGCGTTGCCAATATCTCTCCGATTGAATTAGTAAAACGCACTACGATTCCAATGGTAGGCGGTTTATTGGCAACCATTATTTCATCAATTATTTTAGGTTAA